In Osmerus mordax isolate fOsmMor3 chromosome 16, fOsmMor3.pri, whole genome shotgun sequence, the genomic stretch acactgccacacacacacactgcctcacgcatacacacacacacacactgccggaacaggaagtggcaatgtttgtttgtgttggaacAGAAAGTGGCAATGTtggtgttgtgctgaaacaggaagtggcagtgttggaacaggaagcacacactgcctctcacacacacactgcaggaacAGGAACTGGCAGTGTTTATCTTGTGTTAGTCTAGTTATTGGTCATGACTTGGTCTCAGTTTAGGTGGTCTTGACTACAGCACTGGTGATCGGTGATTCCATCACCCCGTAACattagattacatttacatgtattcatttagcagagccTTTATCCATattctagctgagatccccagaTAAGAGTCGCCGGTGATAGTATACTGGGTACTTGGGGCCAGAGCTACCAACATAGAAGCTAATCTCAGGGTGGTAAAAAAGTGAACGCCACGACTATGGAGCTATATcagggccaaatgttttgttaattctAAAAGAAAATCTTTAGTTGAAAAACaaaagcttgacattgaaaattTAAGTTTTGGTCAAAAACGTAAAAAATAAAACCATGaattcaaagaaaaaataagtttAGCAAAAACAAATTCAAGTTGAATACAATTTCGATTAAAGTCtggaattattttgaataaatgaTTAATTTTCACTTTGAAATTTTCAGTTTCACATTTAATGTTTTCagattcaaaacttttttttttttatggcttaattttttttttgagtttcattttttttttttttgtgacagttttttttcttcagtttcagatctgtttttcagtttcagacttTTGGCTCCGATTTTGCGTAGGGGGCGTGCTTGAACTCAGAGGCGGGAGTTATGAGTGACAGCCTAACAAACAGGCAGAAGACTCGGCAGTTGGCGTTGGCATGGCGTCCGCTCCGCCAAGGCAACACGCTGGCGCCAGCGCACAGGTAAGACATGTGAAAGATATACATTTTGGTAAACTTTTTCTTTGAATTCATGGTTTTTGACCAAaacttacattttcaatgtcaagctttagtttttcaACAAGATTTCTTTTTcgaattaacaaaacatttggccctgatttagctccataCACGATGAGTGCCTAGTTTCAAAGGAAGGAGGCAGTGCTAATACTTCaaacttgtatttgtgtgtgcatgtgcatgaaaCCAGTATGTCTAGGAGCTGCTACTACTAAACAAAGCGACCACACATCACAATTTACGttcatatttttactgttttgtCAAAAGGTATAACCAGTGCTAAACTTGGGCTAAAGTTGGCGCCAGTAGGAACAAACACTATTACTTCAGTTTGAAGATGAACCGTTACATCTTTGGTCATCTCTGCAATAATGACACCAACCAGAGGTGAAGTTTTATTTAGTGAAAAGGacagatcatcatcatcatcagtcatCTCAGGAAGCAGCACCAGCAATGTCTAACTTATTGAACTTGTTTGGGATAATCTGAATAAACATTGTCCACCTGATGCTCAAGTTAGTCACTAGGCCATAATATTACACAAACTAGCAATCTTGTTCTCTGGAAGGGCAGGGTGAAGAGACGCTTCAGACCCGGGTCACGTTCAAGCGTGCACGGTTCCCTAAACGTTTCAAGCACAGAGTGGTGAGTTGAGCTGCGATTTATTACCTGTTCCTTGACAGAGGTCTATTATTACAGTACTTGATCCCACAGTAAACAGTTTGAGTGTTTCTGAACACTAAAGGCCGTTTTGCTCTGCTGAAAGTGACCCTTGAACTCCCAGAGGCAGCAACAAGCCTAGCCTGGTCTCCCAGCAACTGTCACCATGACAGCAGAGGTAATACTTACACCCATTCTGTGGGTGGATGTTTCAGGTAAGGATCTAGGCAGGAGACACTACATATTCATTCTAGGGACCCCACACAAATATTAACAAGAATCATACTTTTATTCACATGAATACGTAACTATAGCTGTGTTTTTCCTCAAGTGTTCTCTGGACAGCACATACATACAATCTTAGCATTAAGCATTTAAATAATTATTCCACAGCTGGGACACAATAATGGAACTGACGGGGGTGGTGGTAGGTGGAGAGAGGTTCATTTCACGCTATGGAAGAGCTTGTGTGCTACCtgtaggaagagaggagagaggattcaGAGTCTGCTGGCAGAGGAGGCAGGTAGGCAACAGAGGAGGCAGGTAGGCAACAGCGACAGTCACATCAACACACGCTGGACAAACTAACTGTTTTAATGTGTGTTGTCTCCCTAGATCCATGGCCCCAGGAGATGACCATGTGACGGGGGTTGTGTACCATGTGACGGGGGTTGTGTACCAGGTGAAGCAAACCCATTTAAAGCACTAACAACCTCTGAAGTGTGGATATAAAGACTATACAGACCTCATAGTCCAAGCAGAAGGTTACATACAGACGAGGCAAAcactacagtatatacacacacacacacacacacaccaatctctCTCTCGTACACACAATCTCCTCTCTCGCCAActtcacacacacgtgttactCACACcaacctccctctcacacacacacacacacctctcttcctcacacttACACAGTGATCCCGTGCGTGTAGGAAATCAAACAGCTCCTCGGTGCAGTCCTCCTCGGTGGAGTCCCTGGAGGACACGCGCTGCTCGCAGGCCTCCAGCCGGTGATGCGTGTGGGCGCAGTGCTCCGACTGCTCGCACTTGGCCCGTATCGTCTCTAAGGGGTCCTGGCagggacacacagagcagccGTTTAAACGCACACCAGCCAcgctcgggagtcaggtggctgagtggttagggaatcgggctagtaatcagaaggttgcgagttcgattcccggcagtgcaaaatgacgtgtccttaagcaagggcaaggcacttcaccctacttgcctcgaggggaatgtccctgtacttactgtaagtcgctctggataagagtgtctgctgaatgtaaatgtaaaaccagCAGGTTGGTTTTCAAATGGGAGTGGGGGGCAGCatttacaaaatatatatatatatatataaaaatataataacCGAGGATGTTGCCATTAAATATGATTTTCTTGATGAACAGTGGGTGGAAGATTAGTAGTTTTAGAATGTATAATGAAACTTACTTCCCCTGCTCAACATATACTTTAAACATGATAAAAAACTATGGAAGCTAGCTtgagggatgggtatagcttggTGGTTAGGAGAGCGTTTGACTGTAGATCACAAGGTTGCAGGTAcaaatctccccctcccctatctGCTACGGTTAGGGTCTGCTAAACAGTTATTATATTTCCTCTTTAACTGATACACTTCAACTTGACTAATGTGGGGAGTTACTTTGCAGTGCTTGTTGTACTGGGCGTGTTCTCGAACCCGTACAGCCTGCTACATGTTGCTGCTCATACGGTTCTAGAATGATCCATACCTCATTCTACTATCCATAACCATAAATGGTTGAAATGTAACACTTGATGTGAGCGGTCCTTTGTAACCTTTGAACCGTCAGTTCACTGACTTCAATAAAATTACTTACCAccatgtcttcctcctcctcttcttcctcctcctcttcctcatctcctccttctgcctctgcctcttcctcgtcctctgCCGGTGCCTCCTCCTGGATAAGGACAACACCGGAGCGCTCAACAACACGGGCCAACACACACGGTTGAACGGTAACGGAGCTTGCCCTTGATCACGACAGGACTGCTCAAAATACAAAGGCGACTATGTCCTACGGATCACGTTACCGTCGAATAACTGAAACGACGAGACCTTGAAATTACAATTGTGACCATTTAAGGACATTGTTGTTCGTTTCACATGTCAACATCAGCAAACATGGTCATTACCTATGCAAAACGGCACACTTCAGCAAGCACATGACGGTGGTTAATCACAGACTAACCGTTCAATTGCCTAACATATCGTAGCATTTTAGATGTAATAGAGAAATAAGCCTACGTTTGGCTACGACTAAGCTGAAAGGGTTGGCATTCCGCAGTGGAAATATTAAGGACCCTAAAAAAAGGCGCTTTATGAATTTTTGCATAAAGCGTGCTAGGCTAACCGGTCAACTAGCTCACTTGGTTTGGCACTAACAGTTGCGTAACTTGACTACCGCAAAAACCGGACAGAAAATGAGACAAAACAGCACAACATTGGCATATTTATATAATGTATAATACCTCATCGTCGGGGTCGTCGTACTTGatcattttgttttcaaaaaccaTGATTATAACCTCTAAAACGACCTAAAGATGACACCGACAGTCAAGATACACGTCCTAGCTCACAAACTAAATCTGGAGGACGTGTTAGGTCACACGCAGGAATCACCTAGAAAGTTCACCGGAAACTTGAATCTATACGTTTATTTCCTAACGTACAGTTCTCTTCTCCAACCATGTTCATAGTTTTGGCGTGTGGGATCCGCCCACCTCGTGGGGGGAACCGAAAAAATGTGGTGCAAAGAGAGTCGGACCAGCAGGTGTTGCACATAACAATGGCGGCGCTCATTGACACGAGAATACTGCTCAGAAAAATCAAAGACTTACGTTGCTTGACACCACGAAGGAATCGCGTAAAAGCTAAATGGGTATGTCGTATATGTAGCGTGTGGATACGTTCTGATCTGTGTGGACACATGTCAGAAATTACGTTTAAATTATTATATAtctaaaaataaatgtaaacaaaacgaACTTGAGTAGGCTACTTAGCTTTTTCAATATTTAGCTAGCTAATTCCGTAGACCAACGGTCCCTGCTGTTTCGTCAACGTTTCTGATGGACAATCATggtaaaaaatatgtttttgtcttATCCAGGCGACCACGCAGCCCAAGTACCCCGCCACGAACCTGGCTCTCCAGAACTTCGACTCCACTTACGGTCTTCAGCTGGGGGCGCAGTGGCCATCGGTCCGCGTCAGCATGCTCTGCGAGCAGAAATACGGAGCCCTGCTCAACAACCTCTCCAGCCCTGAGGCGGTGGAGGCTGAGCTTCGGGCCCAGGGATGTGTGGACTTTGTCGGTTGCTCTGCCCCGGTCCCGGAGGGTGCGGGTGGAGCTCCGGAGCAAGACAGGCTCCCGGAGGTGACCGGCACTTCTAGTCAGGATGGCGAGACCGAACGGGAGATTGGGAGCAGGGCAGCCGGCGAGGTCGCGGCGACTCCTCGACTCAGCCCCAACATCAGGTGCTTGGTGTATCCCAAAGGAGATATCTCGAGATTCAAACCGGCCAGGTGTGGTTTCATACTCATATTCTGCTGTGTGGTTTTTCACTCACATGGaggatctctctctgcctctcatttTCTATTCCATTTTCTCAATGTCTCTACCtcaatctccccctccccctgttcctccctccctccatccatcccatcctccccccccctccatcccccagacCCAGAGCATATGGTCTGCTGGGTTACTATCTGCTGGACGCAGCATCGGTGCTGCCCGCCCTGGTTCTGGACGTCCAGGAGGGTCACAGTGTTCTGGACCTGTGTGCCGCCCCGGGGGGCAAGGCACTGGCCCTGCTGCAGACTGGCCTCCTACGTAAGTTACCCTGCTGTACCACTGAACCCTGACCTCTGGCCCAGATAGGAGTCatgtttgtgttgttctgtTCTTGCTAGCTGTTCTAGTGTCCTGTCCCTAGACCAGGTTAGATGTTTTGACTGTGGTGGCGAGTTACCTCCAGCAGAGGTCAGACTGTGGCCAGgacaacacagagaggaggtcACAGTCCAGTACttcacacaggaagtccagtCCAGTACttcacacaggaagtccagtCCAGTACttcacacaggaagtccagtCCAGTACTTCGCACAGGAAGTCCAGTCCAGTACTTCGCACAGGAAGTCCAGTCCAGTACTTCGCACAGGAAGTCCAGTCCAGTACTTCGCACAGGAAGTCCAGTCTTGTACttcacacaggaagtccagtCTTGTACttcacacaggaagtccagtCTTGTACttcacacaggaagtccagtCTTGTACTTCACATAGGAAGTCCAGTCTTGTACTTCACACAGGATGAGGTGCTCACTGGAAGTCCATGTCTCGATGTATTGGAGATGTGAGtaaccaaagtgtgtgtgtgtgtcaggcttcCTCTGCGTTAACGACGTGTCGTCGTCGCGTACCGCTCGTCTCCGCGCCGTGCTCCGCAGCTTCGTACACAAGGAGCTACTCACTGACGACAGGGTGCGCATCACTTCCTTTGACGGCAGGAAGTGGGAGGAGTTTGAGAGAAACTTCTTCGACAGAGTAAGTTGTCGATCAGTCTTTCTGACTGCGCTGAACTAACTGTATCTGTGagggctgttgttgtggtggatgTTGACGTACTGAATTTCTTGTTCCCTCTCTCAGGTTCTAGTGGATGTTCCGTGCACCACGGACAGACACTCACTCATCGAGGAGGAAAACAACATCTTCAAGAGGGCGAGAACCAAGGAGAGGCAGCGTCTTCCTCAGGTCCAGTTGGAGCTCCTGCTGTAGGTCACCAGCGCCCCCTGCCTGTGGGGATGTCACAGCGCTCTCCTTCtggctccacctctctctgtccttcctcttctctgacCCGTCTGtcgtttctccttccctcccgccTACGCCCTcgtttgtccttctctctcccccccccccccccccgtcctcctccccctccaggtctGGTATCCAGGCAGCGCgtcctgggggagaggtggtgtACTCCACCTGTTCCCTGTCCCAGCTCCAGAACCAGTACGTGGTGGAGCAGGCTCTCCAGCAGGCCCGGGAGGAGCACGGCGTCGCCCTGGAGGTGGTCGACCTCCgacctctcacacacctgttCAGGGACACTTTCCACTTCGCCCCCGACACTCACCTGGGCGAGCTGGTCCTGCCACACCTGTCGGCCAACTTCGGACCCATCTACTTGTGCAAGCTGCGGAGGCTCAACTAGGACTGGACTAACTTAGGACTGGAGCAGAGAGGACCAGATCGAACCAAATCGGACCGGTCTGGACTCGTTTAAACTCGCAAGCACTGGACTGGCCCCGAACTGGACTAGCTAAAGCCtttgtaaaatatgtattaTTGTAAATTTGTGTTACGACCAATCGCAAAAAATAAAGCATAATTTAGTGTCATCTTCTTTGGCTCTTCTGTAGCCTTGAGTTGTGATACAGTTAGGAAGCACAATGCGGATGCATGTTTATTTGCGGATTCTTCTCATTGGGTTTATTTAGGTGCAGTACTTTGTCTGGCCATAAGGTGTCGCCAGTGGTCGACCTGAGAACCAAAGTCCTCTTGGCCCAAAGTTGTTTGAGACAAGGTGACAGAAACTGGACAtgaaaatattttgtaaaaACCGGAACGTTAA encodes the following:
- the LOC136959052 gene encoding cytochrome b-c1 complex subunit 6, mitochondrial-like, with translation MVFENKMIKYDDPDDEEEAPAEDEEEAEAEGGDEEEEEEEEEEEDMVDPLETIRAKCEQSEHCAHTHHRLEACEQRVSSRDSTEEDCTEELFDFLHARDHCVAHKLFHSVK
- the nsun4 gene encoding 5-methylcytosine rRNA methyltransferase NSUN4, whose protein sequence is MAALIDTRILLRKIKDLRCLTPRRNRVKAKWATTQPKYPATNLALQNFDSTYGLQLGAQWPSVRVSMLCEQKYGALLNNLSSPEAVEAELRAQGCVDFVGCSAPVPEGAGGAPEQDRLPEVTGTSSQDGETEREIGSRAAGEVAATPRLSPNIRCLVYPKGDISRFKPARPRAYGLLGYYLLDAASVLPALVLDVQEGHSVLDLCAAPGGKALALLQTGLLRFLCVNDVSSSRTARLRAVLRSFVHKELLTDDRVRITSFDGRKWEEFERNFFDRVLVDVPCTTDRHSLIEEENNIFKRARTKERQRLPQVQLELLLSGIQAARPGGEVVYSTCSLSQLQNQYVVEQALQQAREEHGVALEVVDLRPLTHLFRDTFHFAPDTHLGELVLPHLSANFGPIYLCKLRRLN